Proteins found in one Sorghum bicolor cultivar BTx623 chromosome 1, Sorghum_bicolor_NCBIv3, whole genome shotgun sequence genomic segment:
- the LOC8054310 gene encoding ERAD-associated E3 ubiquitin-protein ligase component HRD3 → MARVLHRRLLLLAAVTFAVAASLLRPAAAVRPFVLVLSGEDFLKDSATAHPSLPSADSADDDGWDDFADDSPAADPLLSPSSWVPLLDPTSPPPSGDETDSPADGLFVAGARAMLSAASDGDDAAFATAAAQIEAAAEAGHPGAQSALAFLTGAGMTRPASRSLAFLLHKFAADAGDLQSKMALAYSYFRQEMYEEAVILYAELAEAALTSSLISKEPPVIEPIRLHSGTEENKEALRKSRGEDDEDFQITEYQAQRGNAAAMYKLGLLYYYGLRGLRRDYGKAFHWFSKAVEKGETRASELLGEIYARGAGVERNYTEAYKWLAFAAKQQHYSAYNGLGYLYVKGYGVEKKNLTKARELFELAAENKEAGGHYNLGVLYLKGIGVKRDVIRACNLLLHAVNAGQPKAIYQVAKLFQKGIGLKRNLHMATMLYKSVAERGPWSSLSRWALESYLKGDVGKALLLYSRMADLGYEVAQSNAAWILDRYGDQSICMGESSYCTDMERHLRAHALWWQASEQGNEHAALLIGDAYYYGRGVARDYERAAEAYMHARSQSNAQAMFNLGYMHEHGHGLPLDLHLAKRYYDQAVEVDSAAKLPVMLALTSLWLRKNYADSFLVNFIDSLPEIYPVVKEWVEDVLMDEGNATILTLFACLVTVLYLRERQRRQVAAANPQQPDDVAM, encoded by the exons ATGGCTCGCGTCCTCCACCGccgtctcctcctcctcgccgccgtcaCCTTCGCCGTGGCCGCTTCTCTCCTTCGCCCAGCTGCCGCAGTGCGCCCCTTTGTTTTGGTTCTCTCCGGTGAGGATTTCCTCAAGGATTCGGCAACCGCGCACCCGTCCCTCCCCTCTGCCGActccgccgacgacgacgggtGGGACGACTTCGCCGACGATTCGCCGGCCGCCGACCCGCTCCTCTCCCCGTCATCCTGGGTCCCCCTCCTCGACCCAACCAGCCCTCCCCCCTCTGGCGATGAGACGGACTCGCCTGCCGACGGGCTCTTCGTGGCGGGCGCCCGCGCGATGCTCTCCGCAGCGTCCGACGGGGACGACGCGGCGTTCGCCACGGCCGCCGCGCAGATCGAGGCCGCGGCAGAGGCGGGGCACCCGGGCGCGCAGTCCGCGCTGGCGTTCCTCACCGGCGCCGGGATGACGCGCCCGGCATCCCGATCGCTCGCGTTCCTGCTGCACAAGTTCGCCGCCGACGCGGGAGATCTCCAGTCAAAGATGGCCCTCGCGTACTCCTATTTCCGCCAGGAG ATGTATGAAGAAGCTGTTATACTATACGCTGAACTTGCAGAAGCTGCCCTAACAAGCTCCTTGATATCAAAGGAGCCACCAGTGATTGAACCAATCCGTCTTCACAGTGGGACTGAAGAAAATAAAGAGGCCTTGAGGAAGTCACGGGGTGAGGACGATGAAGATTTCCAAATCACAGAGTACCAGGCACAGCGAGGCAATGCTGCTGCCATGTACAAATTAGGGCTTCTGTATTACTATGGACTACGTGGGCTCCGTCGTGATTATGGAAAAGCATTTCATTGGTTTTCTAAGGCTGTTGAGAAAGGCGAGACACGAGCATCGGAGCTTCTGGGTGAGATCTATGCTAGAGGTGCTGGAGTGGAAAGGAACTATACCGAAGCATACAAGTGGTTGGCATTTGCTGCAAAGCAGCAACATTACTCAGCTTACAATGGATTGGGTTATCTTTATGTTAAAGGCTATGGGGTGGAGAAGAAAAACTTGACAAAA gcaAGGGAGCTTTTTGAACTTGCAGCTGAGAATAAGGAAGCCGGGGGACATTATAACCTTGGTGTGTTGTATCTTAAGGGTATTGGCGTAAAGAGGGATGTAATTAGAGCATGCAATCTCTTGCTTCATGCAGTTAATGCTGGGCAACCAAAAGCTATTTATCAGGTGGCAAAGCTGTTCCAGAAAGGCATTGGTCTTAAGAGGAATCTCCATATG GCAACAATGCTGTACAAGTCTGTTGCTGAGAGGGGACCCTGGAGTTCACTGTCCAGATGGGCTCTGGAGTCTTACTTGAAAGGTGATGTTGGAAAAGCATTGCTCTTGTATTCCAGAATGGCAGATCTTGGATATGAGGTTGCACAGAGCAATGCTGCCTGGATTCTGGATAGGTATGGTGATCAAAGTATTTGCATGGGAGAATCTAGTTATTGCACAGATATGGAAAGACATCTTCGTGCACATGCTTTGTGGTGGCAAGCATCCGAGCAGGGTAATGAGCATGCTGCTTTGTTGATTGGCGATGCCTACTACTATGGTCGG GGCGTAGCAAGGGACTACGAACGTGCAGCAGAGGCATATATGCATGCTCGGTCACAGTCTAATGCTCAGGCTATGTTTAACCTTGGGTACATGCATGAGCATGGTCATGGACTTCCCCTTGATTTGCACTTGGCAAAAAGATATTATGATCAAGCTGTTGAGGTGGATTCAGCTGCTAAACTCCCTGTCATGCTTGCACTAACAAGTTTGTGGCTAAGGAAGAACTATGCAGACAGTTTTTTG GTTAATTTTATCGATTCACTTCCAGAAATATACCCTGTTGTTAAGGAATGGGTGGAAGATGTTCTCATGGATGA
- the LOC8078825 gene encoding basic blue protein — MAQGRGSATRGLALGGLLAVCLLLGVADAATHRVDWSFNADGWSKGKSFRAGDVLEFNYDPSVHNVVAVDAGGYYGCRPSGTSYGSGSDRITLGSGTSYFICSLNGHCGMGMKMIVNAS; from the exons ATGGCTCAGGGAAGGGGCAGTGCGACGCGGGGGCTTGCCCTCGGCGGCCTGCTCGCCGTTTGCCTCCTCCTCGGCGTCGCCGACGCGGCCACCCACAGGGTCGACTGGTCCTTCAACGCGGACGGCTGGTCCAAGGGCAAGAGCTTCCGCGCCGGGGACGTCCTCG AGTTCAACTACGACCCCTCCGTGCACAACGTGGTGGCCGTGGACGCCGGCGGCTACTACGGCTGCCGGCCCTCCGGCACGTCGTACGGCTCGGGGAGCGACCGCATCACGCTTGGCTCCGGCACCAGCTACTTCATCTGCAGCCTCAACGGGCACTGCGGGATGGGGATGAAGATGATCGTCAACGCTAGCTGA
- the LOC8078826 gene encoding aldehyde oxidase GLOX encodes MELSTLLVAKTKKKTKNRAGHLAVLLLLLACACAGGIAPASGAGGGRWDLLQRSIGVSAMHMQLLHNDRVIIFDRTDFGSSNLSLPDGHCRVNPRERVLPRGDCTAHSAEYDVAANAFRPLSVFTDTWCSSATVAPDGTLVQTGGWNDGFRNARTMPACGGTGDDKSCDWSEKQDVLAANRWYATNQILPDGRAFIVGGRRQFNYEFYPKAGPSDTSVVQMPFLARTKDPEENNLYPFVHLNIDGNLFIFSNNRAVLLDYKSNKIVRTYPMLGDGDPRNYPSSGSSVLLPLKPNPTEAEVLVCGGAPAGSYNSTKGGAGTFVPALTTCGRIKITDAAPAWVIETMPSPRVMGDMILLPNGAEVAIINGAADGTAGWESAKTPAYAPVVYRPDHSPGDRFEEQTATGVARLYHSSVVLLRDGRLLVGGSNPHTYYNFSNVQFPTDLSLEAFSPEYLDASNDMLRPRILDPSPTGAPSSVAYGATMTLQFSVPASARRRRGDAAGLGDVSVTMVAPSFTTHSFAMNQRLLFLDVTKNVAVRGRAGTFNASVTMPATAVLAPPGYYMVFVVNGHIPSEGIWVQIQTQQ; translated from the coding sequence ATGGAGCTAAGTACATTGCTGGTAGCGAAgacgaagaagaagacgaagaaCCGTGCCGGCCACCTCGCCGTTCTTCTCCTGCTCCTCGCCTGCGCCTGCGCCGGCGGCATTGCGCCCGcgagcggcgccggcggcgggagGTGGGACCTCCTGCAGCGCAGCATCGGGGTGTCGGCGATGCACATGCAGCTGCTGCACAACGACCGCGTCATCATCTTCGACCGCACCGACTTCGGCAGCTCCAACCTGTCCCTCCCCGACGGCCACTGCCGCGTCAACCCGCGGGAGCGCGTGCTCCCTCGAGGGGACTGCACCGCGCACTCCGCCGAGTACGACGTCGCCGCCAACGCGTTCCGCCCGCTCTCCGTCTTCACCGACACCTGGTGCTCCTCGGCCACCGTCGCGCCTGACGGCACGCTCGTCCAGACCGGCGGCTGGAACGACGGGTTCCGCAACGCGCGCACCATGCCCGCGTGCGGCGGCACCGGGGACGACAAGAGCTGCGACTGGTCCGAGAAGCAGGACGTGCTCGCCGCCAACCGGTGGTACGCCACCAACCAGATCCTCCCCGACGGCCGCGCGTTCATCGTCGGTGGCCGGAGGCAGTTCAACTACGAGTTCTACCCGAAAGCCGGCCCGTCGGATACGTCCGTCGTGCAAATGCCATTTTTGGCGCGGACCAAGGATCCCGAGGAGAACAATCTTTATCCGTTCGTGCACCTCAACATAGATGGCAACCTTTTCATCTTCTCCAACAACCGCGCCGTCCTCCTGGACTACAAGAGCAACAAGATCGTGCGGACGTACCCCATGCTGGGCGACGGCGACCCGCGGAACTACCCCAGCTCGGGCTCCTCGGTGCTGCTCCCGCTGAAACCCAACCCCACCGAGGCCGAGGTGCTGGTCTGCGGCGGCGCGCCGGCGGGCTCCTACAACTCCACCAAGGGCGGCGCCGGCACCTTCGTCCCGGCGCTGACGACGTGCGGGCGGATCAAGATCACCGACGCCGCGCCGGCGTGGGTCATCGAGACAATGCCGTCGCCGCGGGTGATGGGCGACATGATCCTGCTGCCCAACGGCGCGGAGGTGGCGATCATCAACGGCGCCGCGGACGGCACCGCCGGGTGGGAGTCCGCCAAGACCCCCGCGTACGCGCCCGTCGTCTACCGTCCCGACCACTCGCCGGGGGACCGGTTCGAGGAGCAGACCGCGACGGGCGTCGCGCGGCTGTACCACTCCTCGGTGGTGCTCCTCCGCGACGGCCGCCTGCTGGTGGGCGGTAGCAACCCGCACACCTACTACAACTTCAGCAACGTGCAGTTCCCCACCGACCTCAGCCTGGAGGCCTTCTCGCCGGAGTACCTCGACGCGTCCAACGACATGCTCCGGCCGAGGATCCTCGACCCGTCTCCGACCGGCGCGCCGTCGAGCGTGGCCTATGGGGCGACGATGACGCTCCAGTTCTCGGTCCCGGCATCGGCACGGAGGAGGCGTGGCGACGCCGCGGGCCTCGGTGACGTGTCGGTGACGATGGTGGCGCCGTCCTTCACGACGCACTCGTTCGCAATGAACCAGCGGCTGCTGTTCCTTGACGTGACCAAGAATGTGGCGGTGCGTGGTCGAGCCGGCACGTTCAATGCGTCGGTGACGATGCCGGCGACGGCGGTGCTGGCGCCACCGGGGTACTACATGGTGTTCGTGGTGAACGGACACATCCCCAGCGAGGGGATCTGGGTCCAAATACAGACACAGCAGTGA